A portion of the Motacilla alba alba isolate MOTALB_02 chromosome 19, Motacilla_alba_V1.0_pri, whole genome shotgun sequence genome contains these proteins:
- the TUBD1 gene encoding tubulin delta chain codes for MSIVTVQLGQCGNQIGHEVFSALCSDIRGTHGLCSKKENESYQDSCKERFFCEEESAVPVARAVLVDMEPKVISQALSMAASSGFWKYSSRSHFCQKQGSGNNWANGYCVHGPRHKEAIMDLVQTEAERCDRLGGFFTIMSMAGGTGSGLGAFVTQCLRDAFPTSFILNHVIWPYGTGEVIVQNYNSVLTLSHLYHSSDALLVHENDVIHKICAQLMNIKQISFRDVNRVIAHQLGSVFQPTHPAGGGSGYSRNPLGDLMETLVPHPEFRMLGLRNIPQMPENSLPYSTFSWPGLIKHLRQMLIANAQMEEGIDWQVRPPQPGSSIPSTNKPLHFNTSIANLVILRGKDVHSVDLGSFQDPSLYTSWLNPQDAFNAWRTPRAFNRYEKSAALVSNSQFLLKPLDSIVGKAWNMFASKAYLHQYTKFGIQEEDFLDCFTTLEQVISSYTNL; via the exons ATGTCAATTGTCACGGTGCAGCTTGGGCAGTGTGGGAACCAGATTGGGCACGAGGTGTTCAGTGCTCTCTGCAGTGACATCCGTGGCACCCATGGGCTGTGTTCCAAGAAGGAGAACGAATCCTACCAAGATTCCTGCAAGGAACGGTTCTTCTGCGAGGAGGAATCTGCAG TGCCTGTTGCCCGGGCTGTGCTTGTTGACATGGAGCCCAAAGTGATCAGCCAGGCCTTATCCatggctgccagctctggcttCTGGAAGTACAGCAGCCGCTCACACTTCTGCCAGAAGCAAGGATCTGGGAACAACTGGGCCAACGG GTACTGCGTTCACGGGCCCAGACACAAAGAAGCAATCATGGACCTGGTGCAGACAGAAGCAGAGAGGTGTGACCGACTCGGGGGATTCTTCACCATCATGAGCATGGCTGGGGGCACGGGCTCAGGCCTGGGAGCCTTTGTGACCCAGTGCTTGAGAGATGCTTTTCCAACCTCCTTCATACTGAACCACGTCATTTGGCCCTATGGCACTGGGGAG GTCATTGTTCAAAACTACAACTCTGTTTTGACTCTGTCACATCTGTACCACTCATCAGATGCCCTCCTTGTCCATGAAAATGATGTCATCCACAAGATCTGTGCCCAGCTGATGAACATCAAACAGATTTCCTTCAGGGATGTCAATCGAGTCATTGCTCACCAGCTGGGCAGCGTTTTCCAGCCCACTCACCCAGCAGGAGGGGGCTCAGGCTACAGCAGAAACCCTCTAG GAGATTTAATGGAGACGTTGGTCCCACATCCCGAGTTCAGGATGCTGGGCCTGAGGAACATCCCCCAGATGCCTGAGAACTCTCTGCCCTACAGCACCTTCAGCTGGCCTGGCCTCATCAAACACCTCAGGCAGATGCTCATTGCTAATGCTCAGATGGAGGAAG GTATTGATTGGCAAGTACGACCACCACAGCCAggctcctccatcccctccacAAACAAACCCCTGCACTTCAACACTTCCATTGCCAACCTGGTTATCCTGAGAGGAAAAGATGTGCACAGCGTGGACTTGG GAAGTTTCCAAGATCCCTCGTTATACACATCGTGGCTGAACCCTCAGGATGCTTTTAATGCGTGGAGAACTCCCAGAGCATTTAACAGGTATGAAAAGTCTGCTGCTCTGGTCAGCAACAGCCAGTTCCTGCTGAAACCTCTGGACAGCATCGTAGGAAAAGCTTGGAATATGTTTGCTTCCAA AGCTTACCTTCACCAGTACACAAAGTTTGGAATCCAAGAGGAAGATTTCCTGGACTGCTTCACAACCCTGGAGCAAGTTATCTCCAGTTACACCAAtctgtga